A stretch of Paenibacillus peoriae DNA encodes these proteins:
- a CDS encoding Crp/Fnr family transcriptional regulator, producing MNSIQYLSQFNLLHSLSLEDLIEMDQMTSITTIPKKNFIQTPETFSEGLYFVKKGKVRLYKLNADGKQFTLDILREGNVFGEMDMISLGTREMYIETIEECDICRMDKDRFEHFLIEHPRFMMNMIKVLSDRISGMSSLAQHLALGNLQDKILYILLKLSDQFALQSRDEYCKINFPLSHQEIANLVGATREAVTAALQELVKEKVIKTGFKTVYIHREKLVKL from the coding sequence ATGAATAGCATTCAATATTTGTCCCAATTTAATTTGCTTCATAGTCTCTCATTAGAAGATTTAATTGAAATGGATCAAATGACCTCCATTACGACTATACCGAAAAAAAACTTTATACAAACTCCAGAGACCTTTTCCGAGGGACTTTATTTTGTGAAAAAGGGCAAAGTACGTCTATATAAGCTAAATGCTGACGGGAAGCAATTTACTTTGGATATCCTCCGCGAGGGAAATGTATTTGGTGAAATGGATATGATTTCACTAGGAACAAGGGAGATGTATATAGAAACGATAGAAGAATGCGATATCTGCCGTATGGACAAAGACCGATTCGAGCATTTTTTAATAGAACATCCCAGGTTCATGATGAACATGATCAAGGTGTTAAGTGACCGAATTTCAGGAATGAGCAGTCTGGCCCAGCATTTAGCTTTGGGAAATTTACAGGATAAAATTTTGTATATTCTTCTGAAATTGTCCGATCAGTTCGCCCTCCAAAGCCGTGATGAGTATTGCAAAATCAATTTCCCTCTCTCTCATCAAGAAATTGCGAATCTGGTCGGGGCCACCCGTGAGGCTGTAACAGCTGCTCTTCAGGAGCTTGTCAAAGAAAAGGTCATTAAAACCGGCTTTAAGACGGTTTACATCCATCGCGAAAAGTTAGTGAAGTTGTAA
- a CDS encoding ankyrin repeat domain-containing protein: protein MIKLKDVGNFKVLPEIAMHIVQGNISALRQALTEGWDIEQGIVLSKYTTLSPLDITLITGQMEVLKLLVDEGVQLNVKDNPAFLTAVRYGTEEVVRYVVAHGAKQDGKNHVKSGAYEQAYYGNKSNMLLIHELGLDMKQHAGATLRNAVSEHDLKTVALLLEHGVDINFNAPNMVYPYKATPLTVAARNNDFSMVKYLVQLGADVTLAEKDGERAYTIALSNKNVEMAEYLKSVEPPAFHNLENKRHALKSYKLPKDLIAFLTGNQLRVNLPENDLDIQFVEFFSIIDTVEMKVGRQKLLRLSLNVDNYSDIILVWNPKQKCLGYYDEEHQEYADVCSFAEFLAQPEDYLEKIIEGEYVS, encoded by the coding sequence ATGATTAAATTAAAAGATGTAGGCAATTTCAAGGTTCTTCCTGAGATAGCGATGCATATCGTTCAAGGCAATATATCCGCTTTACGCCAGGCGCTGACCGAAGGCTGGGATATAGAACAAGGGATCGTACTCAGCAAATATACGACATTAAGTCCACTGGATATTACACTCATAACTGGGCAAATGGAAGTCTTGAAGCTACTGGTCGATGAGGGGGTTCAACTTAATGTAAAGGATAATCCCGCATTCCTGACGGCTGTTCGCTATGGTACCGAAGAGGTTGTCCGTTATGTGGTCGCCCATGGCGCCAAGCAGGACGGTAAAAATCATGTCAAATCTGGTGCTTATGAGCAAGCCTACTACGGTAACAAAAGTAATATGCTGCTTATCCATGAGCTGGGCCTCGATATGAAGCAGCATGCTGGAGCAACACTCCGCAACGCAGTTAGTGAGCATGACTTGAAAACAGTAGCTTTACTATTGGAACATGGCGTAGATATTAATTTCAATGCCCCTAATATGGTATATCCATATAAAGCCACGCCTTTGACAGTGGCGGCGCGCAACAACGATTTTTCGATGGTGAAGTATTTGGTTCAACTAGGCGCTGATGTGACGCTGGCAGAAAAAGATGGAGAACGGGCATATACAATTGCACTAAGTAATAAAAACGTAGAAATGGCTGAGTATTTAAAGTCTGTAGAGCCTCCGGCATTTCATAATCTGGAAAATAAACGACATGCTTTGAAAAGCTACAAGCTTCCGAAGGATTTAATAGCCTTTCTGACAGGGAATCAACTCCGTGTGAACCTGCCAGAAAATGATCTTGATATTCAATTTGTTGAGTTCTTTTCAATTATCGATACGGTTGAGATGAAGGTAGGTCGGCAAAAGCTGTTGCGTCTGTCTCTAAACGTAGATAATTACTCGGATATTATATTGGTGTGGAATCCAAAGCAGAAGTGCCTGGGTTATTATGACGAGGAGCATCAGGAATATGCGGATGTGTGCAGCTTTGCTGAGTTTCTTGCACAGCCGGAAGATTATCTGGAGAAGATTATTGAGGGTGAATATGTATCATAA
- a CDS encoding DeoR/GlpR family DNA-binding transcription regulator, translating into MLTEERYKLIIQRLQERGVVKLQELADLLGASESTIRRDLIDLEGRQLLKRIHGGATLLNQKSQEPGMEEKTFKNVQQKNAVARMAAKEILDGECIYLDAGTTTMAMIPYIEAKDVTVVTNGLSHVEALVSKRIRSYLLGGMMKIHTKAVIGSIALQNLDNFRFDKCFLGTNGVDMEMGYTTPDPEEALIKRRAHQLSGKTYVLADSSKIGEVTFAKLFELKEAILITESMPERSRRSIAQKTKIIEG; encoded by the coding sequence ATGCTGACGGAGGAAAGATACAAGTTAATAATACAGCGCTTACAAGAACGTGGTGTTGTAAAGTTGCAGGAATTGGCTGATCTGTTGGGAGCTTCTGAATCAACAATTCGGCGCGATTTGATAGATCTTGAGGGCCGTCAGTTGCTAAAACGGATTCATGGTGGGGCAACCTTACTGAATCAGAAAAGTCAGGAACCTGGCATGGAAGAAAAAACATTCAAAAACGTTCAACAAAAAAACGCAGTCGCCCGCATGGCAGCCAAAGAAATTTTGGATGGCGAATGTATTTATCTGGATGCGGGAACAACAACGATGGCGATGATTCCTTACATTGAAGCTAAAGACGTGACGGTCGTGACGAATGGTCTATCCCACGTAGAAGCACTGGTAAGTAAAAGAATCAGAAGCTATCTACTGGGAGGGATGATGAAAATTCATACCAAAGCCGTAATTGGCAGTATTGCCCTACAAAATTTGGACAATTTTCGATTCGACAAGTGCTTTCTAGGAACGAACGGGGTGGATATGGAAATGGGGTATACAACTCCTGATCCTGAAGAGGCGCTAATCAAGCGGCGAGCCCATCAGTTGTCAGGCAAAACGTATGTGTTGGCCGATTCCAGCAAAATTGGAGAAGTAACCTTCGCCAAACTGTTCGAGCTCAAGGAAGCTATACTTATTACCGAATCGATGCCAGAACGCTCACGCCGATCCATCGCTCAGAAAACTAAGATAATCGAGGGATAA
- the pfkB gene encoding 1-phosphofructokinase gives MIYTVTLNPSIDYIVEVDDLKLGDLNRMKRDLKLPGGKGINVSRVLNQLGADSTAIGFLGGFTGRFIDDTLREESIKTDFVMIEDDTRINIKLKHGDETEINGLGPVIREQEADALVQKLAALQKNDIVVLSGSIPPSLGGDFYDRLISVCQQTGAEFVIDTTGEALMKALVHKPLLIKPNHHELAELFGVTIHSKEEIVTYGRKLLEAGAKNVLISMAGEGALFITADEVYHANVPAGTVKNSVGAGDSMIAGFVGTLALHGDPIEAFRAGVASGSATAFSDDLATREKIEQLRPQVTISKR, from the coding sequence ATGATATATACAGTAACGCTGAACCCTTCCATTGATTATATCGTGGAAGTTGACGATTTGAAGCTTGGTGATTTGAACCGGATGAAACGTGATTTGAAATTGCCAGGTGGTAAAGGAATTAATGTATCACGTGTACTAAACCAGCTGGGAGCAGATAGCACGGCGATCGGCTTTCTAGGAGGATTCACAGGCAGGTTTATCGACGATACATTGCGGGAAGAATCCATTAAAACTGATTTTGTAATGATCGAAGATGACACACGGATTAACATTAAACTCAAGCATGGCGATGAAACGGAAATTAACGGTTTGGGACCTGTGATTCGTGAGCAAGAGGCCGATGCGTTGGTGCAAAAGCTGGCCGCACTCCAGAAAAATGACATTGTCGTCTTGTCGGGAAGTATCCCGCCGTCACTTGGAGGAGACTTCTATGATCGGCTGATTAGCGTATGCCAGCAAACTGGGGCTGAATTCGTCATCGACACCACAGGTGAGGCGCTGATGAAGGCACTGGTTCATAAACCGCTGCTCATCAAGCCAAATCACCACGAGTTGGCTGAGTTGTTTGGCGTAACTATTCACTCAAAGGAGGAGATCGTCACTTACGGTCGTAAGCTGCTGGAAGCAGGTGCAAAAAATGTACTGATTTCCATGGCAGGAGAAGGGGCTTTGTTCATTACGGCAGATGAAGTGTATCACGCAAATGTACCAGCAGGAACGGTTAAAAATTCTGTAGGCGCAGGTGATTCAATGATTGCTGGATTCGTGGGTACGCTGGCTCTTCATGGCGATCCGATCGAAGCATTCCGTGCAGGAGTGGCATCCGGAAGCGCAACTGCGTTTTCCGATGATCTGGCTACTAGAGAGAAAATTGAACAATTACGGCCGCAAGTCACGATTTCAAAACGGTAA
- a CDS encoding PTS fructose transporter subunit IIABC, whose product MRITDLMIKETMIMDLQATTKDEAIEELIASLEASGRINDRALFKEMIYKREAESSTGIGGGIAMPHAKTKAVNEATVVFAKSSKGVEFESLDGEPAKVFFMIAAPEGAANTHLRTLAALSRLLIDTDFIGNLMKTQTPDEVSVLFDTKQAEEEAAKKAKEAKKEAAKAQQTPDVIVGNPNSDEFVVAVTACPTGIAHTFMAEDALIKKAKEMGVNIRVETNGSEGAQNVLTADEIRRAKGVIVAADKKVEMARFDGKPVLQRPVSDGIRKSEELIRKALNGDAPIYRSEGKGSAEESKAEKSSVGSKIYKDLMNGISHMLPFVVGGGILLAISFLIEQVAGEDNVFFQLLQTIGGGTGAFHFLIPILAGFIAMSIGDRPALMPGMVGGLMAVNSNAGFLGGLAAGFLAGYVVIFLRKAFAGLPKTLDGLKPILLYPVFGLLITGAIMFYLFDPIFGGINTWLVNVLNNLGTGNAVILGLILGGMMSIDMGGPFNKAAYAFSIGVFTSSGNTNGAMMAAVMAGGMVPPLAIALASTFFKNKFTEQERKSGLTNYVLGLSFITEGAIPFAAADPLRVLTSCIVGSAIAGGLTQFWQINLPAPHGGIFVAALANHALLFLLAVVIGSVISALILGLWKKPLEAK is encoded by the coding sequence ATGAGAATAACAGACCTGATGATTAAAGAAACGATGATCATGGACCTGCAGGCGACGACAAAGGACGAGGCGATTGAGGAGCTCATCGCTAGTCTCGAAGCAAGTGGACGTATTAATGACCGTGCCTTGTTTAAAGAAATGATTTACAAACGTGAAGCAGAGTCCAGCACTGGAATCGGCGGCGGCATTGCGATGCCGCATGCCAAGACCAAAGCTGTGAATGAAGCGACTGTCGTTTTCGCCAAAAGCAGTAAAGGCGTAGAATTCGAATCGTTGGACGGTGAGCCGGCAAAAGTGTTCTTTATGATTGCGGCTCCAGAGGGAGCAGCAAATACGCATCTTCGCACACTGGCAGCCCTTTCCCGGCTCTTAATTGATACCGATTTTATCGGGAACCTTATGAAAACGCAAACACCGGATGAAGTATCTGTGTTGTTTGATACCAAGCAGGCGGAAGAAGAAGCTGCCAAAAAAGCAAAAGAGGCTAAGAAAGAGGCAGCCAAAGCGCAGCAAACGCCAGACGTTATCGTTGGCAATCCGAATTCTGACGAGTTTGTGGTTGCAGTGACCGCTTGTCCTACAGGCATTGCACACACGTTTATGGCTGAAGATGCTCTTATTAAGAAAGCGAAAGAAATGGGTGTAAATATCCGTGTAGAGACGAATGGCTCGGAAGGCGCACAAAACGTACTGACAGCGGATGAAATTCGTCGTGCCAAAGGAGTAATCGTCGCAGCTGACAAGAAGGTTGAAATGGCCAGATTTGATGGTAAACCTGTATTACAAAGACCGGTAAGTGACGGTATTCGTAAATCTGAGGAACTGATCCGCAAAGCGCTGAACGGCGATGCGCCAATTTATCGTAGTGAAGGTAAAGGCAGCGCTGAAGAGTCGAAAGCGGAGAAGAGCAGCGTAGGCAGCAAAATCTACAAGGATTTAATGAACGGTATTTCTCATATGCTACCATTCGTTGTAGGCGGGGGGATCTTGCTAGCCATTTCCTTCTTGATTGAACAGGTAGCGGGAGAAGATAATGTATTCTTCCAACTGTTACAAACGATTGGCGGCGGAACAGGTGCGTTCCACTTCCTGATTCCGATACTGGCCGGATTTATCGCGATGAGTATTGGAGACCGCCCGGCACTGATGCCAGGTATGGTTGGGGGTCTGATGGCTGTAAACTCCAATGCAGGTTTCCTTGGCGGTCTGGCAGCAGGTTTTCTGGCTGGTTATGTGGTGATCTTCCTGCGTAAAGCTTTTGCAGGTCTACCAAAAACGCTGGATGGTTTAAAACCAATCTTGTTATACCCGGTATTCGGACTCCTAATTACAGGCGCGATTATGTTCTACCTGTTTGATCCAATTTTCGGTGGTATTAATACGTGGCTTGTCAACGTTCTGAACAATTTAGGAACAGGTAATGCAGTTATTTTGGGTCTGATCCTGGGCGGAATGATGTCGATTGACATGGGTGGACCTTTCAACAAGGCAGCTTACGCATTTTCGATCGGTGTCTTTACTTCCAGTGGTAACACGAACGGAGCTATGATGGCGGCTGTTATGGCGGGCGGCATGGTACCTCCGCTGGCAATCGCATTAGCTTCGACGTTCTTCAAAAATAAGTTTACTGAGCAAGAGCGCAAGTCTGGCTTGACGAACTATGTACTTGGATTGTCCTTCATTACGGAAGGAGCCATTCCATTCGCAGCTGCTGATCCTCTGCGTGTCTTAACCTCTTGTATTGTAGGTTCAGCGATTGCTGGTGGTCTGACGCAGTTCTGGCAAATCAATCTTCCAGCTCCACATGGCGGAATTTTTGTAGCAGCTCTTGCCAATCATGCTTTGCTGTTCTTGCTTGCAGTGGTGATTGGTTCCGTAATTTCCGCGCTCATTCTGGGACTGTGGAAAAAACCGCTTGAAGCGAAATAA
- a CDS encoding LysR family transcriptional regulator produces the protein MDLKELTTFRTIIEEGTFSKAAVKLNYAQSTVTNQIQRLEKELGFQLFKRGWDAELTSPGKLYAEEIDGLIQHWNFVMDQAKSLKKEEIGTLHIGVLETVAATLLPLALQQFREHKPNITCHFTVGNTDALAHALVDGKLDFAISGEPHSIPSLHFESIFHEHIAFIVSRNHPFAAKSELQLEDLYAYPLIVGGKNCLYHIRLEKELSHFPSMPFFYTVSQISSIPTFVKTIPSVGVVLSSMPLPEELVTVPLQLTDPNIAVGLLQNNHHQQYMSSARKLFIQLVKELCRL, from the coding sequence GTGGATCTGAAAGAATTAACTACATTTCGTACCATAATCGAAGAAGGAACGTTTTCAAAAGCTGCTGTCAAATTAAACTACGCTCAGTCTACAGTCACGAACCAAATCCAGAGGCTTGAAAAAGAGCTGGGATTTCAACTTTTTAAAAGGGGTTGGGATGCGGAGTTAACGTCCCCGGGCAAACTATATGCCGAGGAGATAGACGGACTTATTCAGCATTGGAATTTTGTAATGGACCAGGCGAAGTCGCTGAAAAAGGAGGAGATCGGCACGCTCCATATCGGTGTGCTTGAAACGGTAGCGGCTACCTTACTCCCCTTGGCTCTGCAGCAGTTTCGAGAGCATAAACCGAATATTACATGTCATTTTACAGTTGGAAACACGGATGCACTCGCACATGCTTTGGTGGATGGTAAGCTGGATTTTGCTATCTCTGGGGAACCTCACTCCATTCCTTCTTTACACTTTGAATCCATATTTCACGAACACATCGCCTTTATTGTGTCCCGTAATCATCCCTTCGCGGCAAAAAGTGAGCTTCAGCTCGAAGATCTGTACGCGTATCCGCTTATCGTCGGAGGTAAGAACTGCTTGTACCATATACGACTGGAGAAAGAGCTTTCACACTTCCCGTCGATGCCGTTTTTTTATACTGTCAGTCAAATCTCGTCGATCCCCACGTTCGTAAAAACGATTCCTTCAGTTGGAGTGGTTCTATCGTCAATGCCTTTGCCGGAGGAACTGGTCACCGTCCCCCTCCAGTTAACAGACCCTAATATTGCCGTTGGACTATTACAAAACAACCATCACCAGCAGTATATGTCTTCGGCCCGAAAGCTATTTATACAGCTGGTTAAGGAGCTTTGCAGGCTATAG
- a CDS encoding tautomerase family protein yields the protein MPFVRVGYMEQQYTEQELSDISCCIMNALIEHFQVPEKDYFQAFHAHKQSEFYYSPDYLNVSRTDKLLYIQITMGSGRTTEQKKDFYQRLAELISIECKVRPEDVFVTLVETELEDWSFGNGLAQMIV from the coding sequence ATGCCATTTGTACGAGTTGGCTACATGGAGCAACAATACACAGAGCAAGAGCTGTCTGACATTAGCTGCTGTATCATGAATGCTTTGATCGAACATTTTCAGGTTCCGGAAAAAGATTACTTTCAGGCTTTTCATGCTCATAAGCAAAGCGAGTTTTATTATAGTCCCGATTATTTGAATGTATCCAGAACAGACAAGCTGCTGTACATCCAAATTACGATGGGATCGGGTAGAACTACGGAACAAAAAAAGGATTTTTACCAAAGATTAGCCGAACTCATCTCTATTGAATGTAAAGTCCGACCGGAGGATGTTTTTGTGACACTGGTAGAGACTGAATTAGAGGATTGGTCCTTTGGCAATGGACTTGCCCAGATGATTGTATGA
- a CDS encoding carboxymuconolactone decarboxylase family protein, translating into MKHKLIRSSVRETIGDFAPAFVGYTEDVLFGDVWRRGELSLRERSLITVAALVAGEHVNQLPYHLNLAKENGISEEELVEVITQLAFYVGWPRAASAIQVAKEVFCKEQES; encoded by the coding sequence ATGAAGCATAAATTGATTAGATCGAGTGTTCGGGAAACGATCGGTGATTTTGCTCCCGCTTTTGTAGGTTATACGGAGGATGTCCTTTTTGGAGATGTATGGAGAAGAGGTGAGCTATCTCTAAGGGAACGGAGTCTCATTACAGTTGCCGCTCTGGTAGCGGGTGAGCATGTGAATCAACTTCCTTATCATCTGAACCTGGCCAAGGAAAACGGGATTTCGGAGGAAGAACTGGTTGAAGTCATTACACAGCTTGCCTTTTATGTAGGATGGCCCCGGGCAGCCTCAGCCATTCAGGTTGCCAAAGAGGTGTTTTGCAAAGAGCAAGAAAGTTAA
- the licT gene encoding BglG family transcription antiterminator LicT — protein sequence MIIRQIFNNNVIRVENQVGHEFVVIGNGLGFKKKNGQRVDEDKIEKTFVLKSDKIPQKLIDLIGETSVEYLKVADEIVGSAKKEMGDIFSDNIYISLIDHIQFAISRYRKSVGLKNSLLWQIKKFYKKEFMIGMNALDIIHAQFGIQMDEHEASFIAMHFVNARQDGQGMKQTVEITEIIDDIFNIVTDYYEITLDETSFNYSRFITHLQYFAQRLLSNEQEQLASGDNFLYDQVKDKYEKAFQCTQLINQYLELKHESAMSIDEKVYLTIHIQRVTSRNDIASS from the coding sequence ATGATCATCCGGCAAATTTTTAACAACAATGTTATCCGAGTCGAAAATCAGGTGGGTCATGAATTTGTTGTCATAGGGAATGGTCTAGGCTTTAAAAAGAAAAATGGCCAGAGGGTCGATGAAGACAAAATAGAAAAAACCTTTGTATTAAAGTCCGATAAAATTCCACAAAAATTAATAGATCTTATTGGGGAAACATCTGTAGAGTATTTAAAGGTGGCGGATGAAATTGTAGGCAGCGCAAAAAAGGAAATGGGAGATATTTTTAGTGACAATATCTATATTTCTCTGATTGACCATATTCAATTTGCCATCTCTCGATACAGAAAATCCGTAGGACTTAAAAATTCACTGTTATGGCAAATTAAAAAATTTTACAAAAAAGAATTTATGATCGGAATGAACGCATTGGACATCATCCATGCTCAATTTGGCATCCAAATGGATGAGCATGAAGCAAGCTTTATTGCTATGCATTTTGTAAATGCAAGACAAGACGGTCAGGGAATGAAACAAACGGTTGAGATTACCGAGATTATTGATGACATTTTCAACATTGTAACCGATTACTACGAGATTACACTGGATGAAACTTCGTTCAATTATTCCCGTTTTATTACTCATTTGCAGTACTTTGCCCAACGATTGCTGAGCAATGAACAAGAACAACTAGCTTCAGGGGATAATTTCTTGTATGACCAAGTCAAAGATAAATACGAGAAGGCTTTTCAATGCACCCAATTAATCAATCAATATTTAGAGTTAAAGCATGAAAGTGCTATGTCGATTGATGAAAAAGTGTATTTGACGATTCATATACAGCGTGTAACCTCCAGAAATGATATAGCTAGTTCTTAG